A single region of the Zygotorulaspora mrakii chromosome 4, complete sequence genome encodes:
- a CDS encoding tropomyosin (similar to Saccharomyces cerevisiae TPM2 (YIL138C) and TPM1 (YNL079C); ancestral locus Anc_2.215) gives MEKIREKLNNLKLEAESWQEKYEELKEQFKTLEQDNVEKENQIKSLTTKNQHLEEEVEKMETDLGEAKEMAGESHNLRSNNENYTKKNQQLEDELEESDAKLKETTEKLRETDLKAEQLERKVAALEEERDEWERKHEELTSKYDEAKKELDEIAASLENL, from the coding sequence ATGGAAAAGATCAGAGAGAAgttgaacaatttgaagTTGGAGGCCGAATCGTGGCAGGAAAAGTACGAGGAATTGAAGGAGCAGTTCAAGACGTTGGAGCAGGACAATGTGGAGAAGGAGAACCAGATCAAGTCGTTGACGACCAAGAACCAGCACCTGGAAGAAGAGGTGGAGAAGATGGAGACGGACCTGGGTGAGGCCAAAGAGATGGCGGGCGAGTCGCACAACCTGAGATCCAACAACGAGAACTACACGAAGAAGAACCAGCAGTTGGAGGACGAGTTGGAGGAGAGCGACGCCAAGCTGAAGGAGACGACGGAGAAGCTGAGAGAGACCGACTTGAAAGCAGAGCAGTTGGAGAGAAAGGTGGCCgctttggaagaagaaagagacGAGTGGGAGAGGAAACACGAGGAGCTGACATCCAAGTACGACGAGGCCAAGAAGGAGTTGGACGAGATCGCTGCCTCCTTGGAAAATTTATAA
- the NIS1 gene encoding Nis1p (similar to Saccharomyces cerevisiae NIS1 (YNL078W); ancestral locus Anc_2.216), with protein sequence MEVVYPERVFDLSSGRSHRRLMSSINHSPSATDSTATSEDKSRIANGGSISVSFNSAAYRLPDTLDQLQTPVINRVTSEDSWPVFKPFESPRPLPLPGSMAAVTTQANIELLPTQLRRRKSARAINDSSSDEVISQFSQWDNYRNTSQQSRRNEQIASKPPIRRASVRRNDFTSKKEVQQSKESKKFLFHKGFFKKTKSQPVTRRFLRNRAGLNAVLNFIDLQSMSPSDVVSSDVATTYAPRKLLRRCPAIIESYKAPLREYVAAISRQGSVQRSSKSPLLAERPKTTKKRTALSRSHSTPSAIRHIRSSSYSPQSRIVHELWKEYLRLVIFQRIQLRLSLTNIDDSASVSSKASPELSPIAFSSYSPDKQNRKHKFYRVSSQESYYSSTPPITPSSNAVCAMRKAY encoded by the coding sequence ATGGAGGTGGTGTATCCCGAAAGGGTTTTTGATTTGAGCTCGGGCAGATCGCATCGCCGTTTGATGAGCAGTATAAATCATTCGCCGTCGGCGACAGATTCTACTGCGACTTCCGAAGACAAGTCTAGAATAGCTAATGGCGGAAGCATATCGGTGAGCTTCAACAGCGCTGCTTATAGGTTGCCAGACACGCTCGACCAGCTGCAGACACCGGTGATCAACCGAGTAACCAGCGAAGACTCTTGGCCCGTGTTCAAGCCGTTTGAGAGCCCCAGACCTTTGCCGTTGCCGGGATCAATGGCTGCAGTGACCACTCAAGCCAATATAGAGCTACTCCCGACGCAGCTTCGCCGTAGGAAATCTGCGCGGGCTATCAATGACAGTTCGTCCGACGAGGTCATCAGCCAGTTCTCACAATGGGACAATTATAGAAACACATCGCAACAGTCGCGAAGAAACGAGCAAATAGCATCCAAACCGCCCATAAGAAGGGCAAGTGTGCGAAGAAACGATTTTACCAGTAAAAAGGAAGTGCAACAGTCAAAAGAGAGTAAAAAGTTTCTGTTTCATAAGGggttcttcaaaaaaaccaaGTCACAGCCAGTAACTAGGAGATTCCTCAGAAATAGAGCAGGCTTGAATGCTGTTCTCAATTTTATTGACTTGCAATCGATGAGTCCGAGCGACGTTGTGTCTTCTGACGTGGCGACAACTTATGCACCACGGAAATTGCTTCGCCGTTGTCCAGCGATAATAGAATCATACAAGGCGCCCTTACGCGAGTACGTTGCTGCGATATCCAGGCAAGGCTCAGTACAAAGATCCTCCAAGTCCCCATTGCTTGCTGAAAGACCGAAAACTACAAAAAAACGGACTGCTTTGAGCAGATCCCATTCCACTCCATCAGCAATACGACACATAAGATCAAGTTCGTATTCACCTCAATCACGAATAGTGCACGAGCTCTGGAAAGAGTATCTCAGATTGGTaattttccaaagaattCAATTGAGGCTGTCATTAACTAATATTGATGATTCTGCAAGCGTATCATCAAAAGCGTCACCAGAATTGTCTCCTATTGCATTTAGCAGTTATTCTCCAGATAAGCAAAACAGAAAGCATAAATTCTATCGCGTATCAAGTCAAGAAAGTTATTACTCTTCCACCCCACCAATTACACCATCTTCCAATGCAGTTTGCGCTATGAGAAAAGCATATTAA
- the TMA108 gene encoding Tma108p (similar to Saccharomyces cerevisiae TMA108 (YIL137C); ancestral locus Anc_2.217) codes for MSELLAITNAVVPSHYELHLDINPLKTNFRGSARISLKPTNLAACSIQDLKLHSKNLVILSASLCESKVEHPLDVTYDKSEEVVIFNCQEQILFSPDRKLFLHLDYVGRINAIKTYQDETAGVFKTNFMDPKTGKSNNMVIATHCQPYFARSIFPCVDEPSLKTTFQLTIKTLSRFKVISNTSKVSSSKVGNSDQKLTVFGITPLMVTSIFGFVVGDLEMSRTEVHSNYSPNKMPLSIYSPSNIENAAFALDTVQKYIPILEEFFDKKCPLDKLDFVLLPFLKDMAMENFGLITVQMNHLLLTPTVLANNDVRQQVQQLIVHELVHQWMGNYLSFQSFEYLWFNESFATWCACEVLEKSGDLPNYWTSKAYLVDQTGTAMSSDSDSHTLSIAAASLKATMNSPSQTKDLFDAHSYAKGIAILRGMSLSTGEEFFKKALQKVFKDESLHKNSIKPINIIYHMANTLKSQNISNHFSSWCRTAGLPIVSVELIEESNKTKTKLVQHRYITSGDTDYEDVPYSIPLFIQLPNTELDTKHILMTDRTLKIDYPILLCNHESQGYYHVSYESDEFYKQINQHLTNGDLSEIDLVKIFTDLQYYIGDSAYQKPIHLSGLQNLLQHLSSDEVDLKRHAKYWLAMRSGLIALGKVEQLSAANGNFAHDYIYSVVTPLIKKINWPVGKFEEGTYSSYQLDCMSKLLFMGRELPNICELCHNYFNHILQGPPSSVPIEIVESVFAVISQSAKNTKQWKRLFELANSCEGIKENVSFLNINTPVHSDALQFYAINYMCFSKNFGIIKKTLEFIAANLEISGIDSALLGLTYNAYQKPKGDQSDCQIREIVWEWFRTHFDVWVRSCVRKDASSDNKRTSLSSIAFHVFKMFAADEEIVDEFLEITQDSFLDILSAKDYWEIVKSTHSEDKQLLEKTMKYDVFN; via the coding sequence ATGAGTGAGCTCTTGGCGATCACGAATGCCGTAGTGCCTTCACATTATGAATTACACCTCGACATCAATCCATTGAAGACCAATTTCAGAGGATCAGCAAGAATTTCATTGAAACCAACTAATTTAGCAGCTTGTTCAATACAAGACTTGAAACTACATTCTAAGAATCTGGTCATTTTGTCGGCATCCCTTTGTGAAAGCAAGGTTGAGCACCCCCTCGATGTAACATATGACAAGTCCGAGGAAGTAGTTATATTCAATTGTCAGGAACAGATACTTTTCTCGCCTGATAGGAAACTTTTTCTGCATCTGGATTACGTTGGAAGAATCAATGCAATCAAAACGTATCAGGACGAAACAGCAGGggttttcaaaacaaatttCATGGATCCCAAAACGGGCAAATCGAATAATATGGTGATTGCAACCCATTGTCAACCCTACTTTGCTAGAAGCATATTTCCGTGCGTTGATGAACCTTCTTTAAAAACCACATTTCAATTGACCATCAAGACTCTCTCTCGCTTCAAAGTGATTTCAAACACAAGCAAGGTCTCGTCATCAAAAGTCGGAAATAGTGACCAAAAGTTGACTGTATTTGGTATTACTCCATTGATGGTAACATCAATTTTTGGGTTTGTCGTTGGTGATCTAGAAATGTCTAGAACAGAAGTGCATTCCAATTATTCACCAAACAAGATGCCATTATCAATTTACTCGCCATCgaatattgaaaatgcagcCTTTGCGCTTGACACAGTCCAGAAATATATACCCATCTTAGAAGAgttctttgataaaaaatgtcCTCTTGATAAATTGGATTTCGTTTTGTTAccctttttgaaagatatggcaatggaaaattttggtCTTATTACTGTTCAAATGAATCATTTACTGTTGACGCCAACTGTACTAGCAAATAATGATGTTAGACAACAAGTGCAACAACTAATCGTGCATGAGTTGGTTCATCAATGGATGGGTAACTATCTCTCTTTCCAGTCGTTTGAATATCTATGGTTCAACGAATCATTCGCCACTTGGTGTGCCTGTGaagttcttgaaaaaagtggCGATTTACCGAACTATTGGACAAGCAAAGCATATTTGGTTGATCAGACAGGTACTGCCATGTCGTCAGACTCTGATTCGCATACGCTAAGTATAGCAGCAGCTTCTCTGAAAGCAACAATGAACTCACCATCACAGACCAAAGATCTTTTTGACGCGCACTCATATGCTAAAGGCATCGCTATTTTGAGGGGTATGTCGCTCTCTACTGGCGAGGagttttttaaaaaagctttgcaaaaagttttcaaagatgagtCCCTCCATAAGAATAGTATCAAGCCAATTAATATCATATATCATATGGCTAACACTCTTAAATCTCAAAATATATCTAATCACTTCAGTTCATGGTGTCGAACAGCTGGATTACCTATCGTATCAGTAGAGCTGATTGAAGAAAGtaacaaaacaaaaaccaAACTTGTCCAACACAGGTATATAACTAGTGGAGATACTGACTATGAGGATGTGCCATATTCTATTCCTCTATTTATTCAGCTGCCAAATACCGAATTGGATACGAAACATATCCTAATGACAGACCGAACTCTGAAGATCGATTATCCGATACTACTTTGTAATCACGAATCGCAGGGCTACTATCATGTATCTTACGAATCAGATGAATTTTACAAACAAATAAATCAACATTTAACAAACGGCGATTTATCGGAAATTGACTTGgttaaaattttcaccgATTTACAATACTACATTGGTGATTCAGCATATCAAAAGCCCATTCACTTGTCCGGATTGCAAAATTTACTACAGCATTTATCATCAGATGAAGTTGACCTCAAACGACATGCCAAATATTGGCTTGCCATGAGAAGCGGTCTGATAGCATTGGGGAAAGTTGAACAATTATCGGCAGCAAATGGGAATTTCGCACATGACTACATTTATTCCGTTGTCACTCCCTTGATTAAGAAAATTAATTGGCCGGTAGGAAAATTTGAGGAGGGGACTTATTCTTCTTATCAACTCGATTGTATGTCTAAGCTCCTCTTCATGGGTAGAGAACTACCAAATATTTGTGAGCTGTGTCATAATTATTTCAATCATATCTTGCAGGGACCTCCATCAAGCGTTCCAATCGAAATTGTTGAGAGTGTTTTTGCAGTTATATCGCAAAGTGCCAAAAACACTAAACAATGGAAAAGACTGTTTGAGCTAGCCAATTCCTGTGAAGGCATCAAAGAGaatgtttcatttttaaataTTAATACACCGGTGCACTCTGATGCATTACAATTTTACGCCATTAATTACATGTGTTTctcgaaaaattttgggattataaaaaaaacattggAGTTTATTGCAGCTAACTTAGAAATCAGTGGCATCGATTCGGCGCTGTTAGGCCTTACTTATAATGCATATCAAAAACCTAAAGGTGATCAGAGTGATTGTCAAATACGGGAAATCGTATGGGAATGGTTCAGAACCCATTTTGATGTTTGGGTCCGTAGTTGTGTGAGAAAAGATGCGTCAAGTGATAATAAAAGGACGtcactttcatcaattgcatttcatgtcttcaaaatgttcgctgctgatgaagaaattgtgGACGAGTTTTTGGAGATAACTCAggattcttttttggatattttGAGTGCCAAAGATTACTGGGAAATTGTAAAGTCAACTCACAGTGAAGACAAGCAGTTACTGGAGAAAACGATGAAATATGATGTCTTTAATTGA